A genomic stretch from Lysobacter soyae includes:
- the cysD gene encoding sulfate adenylyltransferase subunit CysD produces the protein MTFTVAAEVKQNAVTGTLDQLESESIHILREVAACFHRPVMLYSIGKDSSVLLHLLQKAFAPAMSPISLLHVDTGWKFREMIAFRDMRVRETGIPLHVHTNPEGVAEGVGPFTHGAAKHTQIMKTDALKQALNLFKVDAAIGGARRDEEKSRAKERVFSFRNTHHHWDPKHQRPELWSLYNTHLNEGESVRVFPLSNWTELDVWEYIRRERIPVPSLYFAKMRPVVNRNGAWIMVDDDRMPIGPDEKVEERCVRFRTLGCYPLTGAIESTAETLDDIIAEMRASRDSERQGRVIDHDPGASMEKKKREGYF, from the coding sequence ATGACGTTTACGGTCGCGGCTGAGGTCAAACAGAACGCGGTGACTGGTACGTTGGATCAACTGGAATCCGAGAGCATCCACATTCTTCGCGAGGTGGCGGCCTGCTTTCATCGACCGGTCATGCTGTATTCGATCGGCAAAGACAGCTCCGTGCTTCTGCACCTGTTGCAAAAGGCCTTCGCGCCGGCAATGTCACCGATTTCTCTCCTGCACGTGGATACAGGTTGGAAGTTTCGCGAAATGATTGCATTCCGCGATATGCGTGTGCGTGAGACGGGCATCCCCCTCCATGTGCATACCAATCCCGAGGGTGTAGCGGAGGGTGTCGGACCTTTTACCCACGGTGCTGCGAAACACACCCAAATCATGAAAACCGACGCGCTGAAACAGGCGTTGAATCTTTTCAAAGTGGACGCGGCAATCGGCGGCGCCCGGCGTGATGAAGAGAAATCACGGGCCAAAGAGCGCGTCTTCAGCTTCAGGAACACGCACCACCACTGGGATCCCAAACATCAACGTCCTGAACTGTGGTCCTTGTACAACACTCATCTAAATGAAGGCGAGTCCGTGCGGGTTTTCCCCTTGTCGAACTGGACCGAATTGGATGTGTGGGAATATATCCGACGCGAGCGGATTCCAGTTCCTTCGCTGTATTTCGCAAAGATGCGACCGGTGGTCAACCGCAATGGTGCCTGGATCATGGTGGACGACGACCGCATGCCGATCGGGCCTGACGAGAAAGTCGAAGAGCGTTGCGTTCGTTTCCGAACCCTCGGCTGCTATCCGCTGACGGGCGCAATCGAATCAACCGCCGAAACCCTTGATGACATCATTGCCGAGATGCGCGCGTCCCGGGATTCGGAACGTCAGGGTCGGGTGATTGATCACGACCCCGGCGCGTCCATGGAAAAGAAAAAGCGCGAGGGGTATTTCTGA
- a CDS encoding DNA translocase FtsK has translation MATRNPTRRKRPSPAPERVAAPPNPKRQKMMRDLSMIAIAPVLLYLFASLFTYSSADPGWSTGGSLGVTGELHNAGGRVGAYLSSILIFLFGYVAWLIPIVLGAVCWLVLFKTDSDGDGEPDIGAAFRLIGIFAFIIAAVGILHVRIGSVENFSAQAGGILGELVGRSLTKGFGTVGSMLFLLTLLMVSMTMATGLSWFKVMDWIGGWIMKIPGVFREKQKQAVQWQEARQMREVREEARKQDTELRAKREKVKIEPPAAPVVEKSERAKRDQQIPLFTGGDPGAVPPLALLDDPKPQPKGYDEDTLETLSRQIEYKLKDFRIDAQVVGAYPGPVITRFEIEPAPGVKVSQISSLDKDIARGLSVKSVRVVDVIPGKSVIGLEIPNVRREMIYLSELLRSKEYDKSASPLTLALGKDIAGHPTVADLARMPHLLVAGTTGSGKSVAVNAMVLSLLFKASAKDVRMLMIDPKMLELSVYQGIPHLLAPVVTDMKEAANGLRWCVGEMERRYKLMSAVGVRNLAGFNKKVKDAADAGQPIMDPLFKPSGMPDEVPSALEPLPYIVVFIDEFADMMMIVGKKVEELIARLAQKARAAGIHLILATQRPSVDVITGLIKANIPTRIAFQVSSKIDSRTILDQSGAETLLGHGDMLYMPPGTSLPERIHGAFVSDEEVHRVVEHLKAGGGQPDYIEGVLEEVQTMYDGSSVGMSGLPEAATSGGDESDPLYDEAVRIVTETRRASISGVQRRLKIGYNRAARLVEAMEAAGVVTPPEHNGDRTVLAPPPPRD, from the coding sequence GTGGCAACGCGCAACCCGACGCGACGCAAGCGTCCTTCCCCCGCACCGGAACGCGTCGCCGCGCCGCCGAATCCCAAACGGCAGAAAATGATGCGCGATCTTTCGATGATCGCCATCGCCCCTGTCTTGCTGTATTTGTTCGCCAGCCTTTTCACCTATTCCTCAGCCGACCCGGGTTGGTCCACCGGCGGCAGCTTGGGGGTGACGGGCGAACTGCATAACGCAGGTGGGCGTGTCGGCGCCTACCTGTCCTCGATTCTCATTTTTCTCTTTGGCTACGTCGCCTGGCTGATACCGATCGTCTTGGGCGCGGTGTGCTGGCTGGTTCTGTTCAAGACCGACAGTGATGGCGACGGCGAACCGGACATCGGCGCCGCATTCCGCCTGATCGGCATTTTCGCGTTCATCATCGCGGCGGTCGGCATTCTGCATGTGCGTATCGGCAGCGTCGAAAATTTCTCCGCGCAAGCGGGTGGGATCTTGGGCGAGCTGGTCGGTCGGTCGCTCACCAAGGGGTTCGGCACCGTGGGCAGCATGCTGTTCCTGCTGACATTGCTGATGGTGTCCATGACCATGGCAACCGGGCTTTCCTGGTTCAAAGTCATGGATTGGATCGGCGGCTGGATCATGAAGATTCCCGGTGTGTTCCGCGAAAAGCAGAAGCAAGCGGTGCAATGGCAAGAAGCCCGCCAAATGCGTGAAGTCCGTGAAGAAGCGCGCAAGCAAGATACCGAGCTTCGCGCCAAGCGCGAAAAAGTGAAGATCGAGCCGCCGGCCGCACCCGTGGTGGAAAAGAGCGAGCGCGCCAAGCGCGATCAACAAATTCCATTGTTTACGGGAGGCGATCCCGGCGCAGTGCCGCCGTTGGCCTTGCTGGACGATCCGAAGCCGCAACCCAAAGGTTACGACGAGGACACGTTGGAGACGCTGTCGCGCCAGATCGAATACAAACTCAAAGACTTCCGGATCGACGCACAAGTGGTCGGCGCGTACCCGGGCCCGGTGATTACGCGCTTTGAAATCGAACCGGCGCCGGGCGTCAAGGTCAGTCAGATTTCATCCTTGGACAAAGACATCGCGCGCGGCCTGTCGGTCAAATCTGTGCGTGTGGTTGACGTCATTCCCGGCAAATCGGTCATTGGCTTGGAAATCCCGAATGTTCGCCGGGAGATGATCTACCTCAGCGAGCTGTTGCGCTCTAAGGAATACGACAAGTCGGCCAGCCCGCTGACATTGGCCTTGGGCAAAGACATCGCCGGTCATCCGACAGTTGCCGACTTGGCACGAATGCCGCACTTGTTGGTCGCCGGTACTACCGGCTCAGGTAAATCCGTCGCAGTCAATGCGATGGTCCTTTCGTTGTTGTTCAAAGCAAGTGCGAAAGACGTGCGCATGCTGATGATCGACCCGAAGATGTTGGAACTGTCTGTCTATCAAGGCATTCCGCATTTGTTGGCGCCGGTCGTGACCGACATGAAGGAAGCCGCCAACGGGCTGCGTTGGTGCGTCGGGGAAATGGAGCGTCGCTACAAGTTGATGAGCGCCGTAGGCGTGCGCAACTTGGCGGGGTTCAACAAGAAAGTGAAAGATGCGGCCGATGCCGGCCAGCCGATCATGGACCCCTTGTTCAAGCCCTCGGGGATGCCGGACGAAGTGCCGTCTGCTTTGGAACCGCTTCCGTACATCGTTGTTTTCATCGACGAATTCGCCGACATGATGATGATCGTCGGCAAAAAGGTCGAAGAGCTCATCGCGCGCCTTGCTCAAAAGGCGCGGGCAGCCGGCATCCATTTGATCCTGGCGACACAACGGCCCTCTGTGGACGTAATCACCGGTTTGATCAAGGCCAATATTCCGACGCGCATTGCATTCCAAGTGTCGAGCAAAATCGATTCGCGCACGATTCTCGATCAGTCCGGTGCAGAGACTTTGCTCGGCCATGGCGACATGTTGTACATGCCGCCGGGCACTTCCTTGCCTGAGCGCATCCACGGCGCATTCGTGAGCGATGAAGAAGTGCACCGGGTGGTCGAGCATTTGAAGGCGGGCGGTGGGCAGCCGGACTACATCGAAGGTGTGCTGGAAGAAGTCCAGACCATGTATGACGGCAGCAGCGTCGGCATGAGTGGATTGCCCGAGGCAGCGACGTCTGGCGGCGATGAAAGCGATCCTCTCTACGACGAAGCGGTTCGGATCGTCACCGAAACACGCCGCGCCTCGATTTCCGGCGTGCAGCGCCGCTTGAAAATCGGCTACAACCGCGCGGCCCGTTTGGTCGAAGCCATGGAAGCAGCCGGCGTCGTGACACCACCCGAGCACAATGGGGATCGCACTGTATTGGCGCCGCCGCCACCGCGGGATTGA
- a CDS encoding replication-associated recombination protein A, which produces MTQPDSLFPSLLDEARPLAERMRPRALSDMVGQQRLLAEGTALRRAIEAGRIHSMVLWGPPGCGKTTLALLLAQYADAEFISISAVMAGLPEVRKVLQEAEARFQGGRRTVLFVDEVHRFNKIQQDAFLPFIERGSITFVGATTENPSFELNSALLSRCRVHVMEALAVDDIVSALRQALDDQANGLGNAGIEVADERLAEIALAADGDVRRALTLLEIAASIASEDANRITEGTLQQVLADRTRRFDKRGEQFHDQISALHKNVRSSNPDGALYWFARMLDGGCDPIYLARRLTRMAVEDIGLADPRALQMATDAWDAYDRLGSPEGELALAQVVIYLASTAKSNAAYTAYKAAVSDATSFGTMDVPMHLRNAPTKLMKSLGYAKGYQYDHDVDGGVALSQSGFPDAMGERVYYNPVDRGLEIRLKEKLDALRNARAKALHDKG; this is translated from the coding sequence ATGACGCAGCCCGATTCGCTTTTTCCTTCTCTCTTGGACGAGGCGCGTCCGCTCGCAGAACGCATGCGACCGCGCGCCTTGTCCGACATGGTCGGGCAACAACGCCTACTGGCCGAAGGCACCGCGCTCCGACGCGCTATCGAAGCCGGCCGGATTCACTCGATGGTGTTGTGGGGACCGCCGGGTTGCGGAAAAACCACCTTGGCATTGCTTCTCGCCCAATATGCGGACGCCGAATTCATTTCCATCTCCGCGGTCATGGCAGGATTGCCGGAAGTGCGCAAAGTCTTGCAGGAAGCGGAGGCGCGTTTCCAAGGCGGTCGTCGCACCGTGCTGTTCGTCGACGAAGTCCATCGATTTAACAAAATTCAACAAGATGCCTTCTTGCCGTTTATCGAGCGAGGCAGCATCACCTTCGTCGGGGCGACTACGGAGAACCCGTCGTTCGAATTGAACTCCGCACTCTTGTCCAGGTGCCGCGTCCATGTGATGGAAGCCTTGGCGGTCGACGATATTGTCAGCGCGCTGCGTCAGGCTTTGGATGACCAAGCAAACGGTTTGGGAAATGCGGGCATCGAGGTCGCGGACGAACGTTTGGCCGAGATCGCGTTGGCGGCGGATGGCGATGTCCGGCGAGCGCTCACGTTGCTGGAAATTGCGGCATCCATCGCTTCGGAAGATGCCAATCGAATTACCGAAGGCACACTACAACAAGTGCTGGCAGACCGGACGCGCCGGTTCGATAAACGCGGCGAGCAGTTCCACGATCAAATCTCCGCGCTGCACAAGAACGTCCGAAGTTCGAATCCGGATGGCGCCCTGTACTGGTTCGCGCGCATGTTGGATGGAGGCTGCGATCCGATTTATCTTGCGCGCAGGCTTACCCGCATGGCGGTGGAAGACATCGGACTCGCCGACCCGCGAGCCCTGCAAATGGCGACAGATGCATGGGACGCCTATGACCGGCTCGGCTCACCTGAGGGCGAGCTGGCTTTGGCGCAAGTTGTGATTTACCTTGCCAGCACCGCGAAGTCCAACGCCGCATATACGGCATACAAAGCTGCGGTGTCGGACGCGACGTCGTTCGGAACCATGGACGTTCCCATGCATTTGCGCAACGCACCGACGAAGCTGATGAAGTCGCTCGGCTATGCCAAGGGCTATCAATACGACCATGATGTGGACGGCGGCGTCGCCTTGTCGCAATCCGGATTTCCGGACGCCATGGGTGAACGTGTGTATTACAACCCTGTCGACAGGGGTTTAGAAATCAGGCTCAAGGAAAAGCTGGATGCGTTGCGCAACGCGCGCGCGAAAGCGTTGCACGACAAGGGATGA
- a CDS encoding mannose-1-phosphate guanylyltransferase/mannose-6-phosphate isomerase, which yields MIPVILSGGSGTRLWPLSREGFPKQFLSLMGGDTMLQATWNRVKSVASASPIVVAGEEHRFMVAEQLREAGCPNPVILLEPVGRNTAPAIAVAALEAISNGGDPLLLVLPSDHVIADLEAFQAALLEACTAAETGQLVTFGIVPTAPETGYGYIQSADGEGVKRVERFVEKPDAATAEAYVASGCYFWNSGMFLFKASAYLDALATHQPAMLDASRAALAKARRETDFVRLDRTAFEASPSDSIDYAVMEKTDSAAVLPIDVGWNDVGSWSALWEVAEQDSNGNAHHGDVLAEQCRNTLAWSDQRLVALLGLEDVVVVDTADAVLVAHKDKVQDIKGIVGKLKAAGRSEPSAHRKVYRPWGNYDSIDVGGRFQVKRITVKPGAQLSLQMHHHRAEHWIVVSGTGRVTRGEEIIMLSENQSTYIPLGVKHRLENPGVVPLELIEVQSGSYLGEDDIVRFDDVYGRG from the coding sequence ATGATTCCCGTAATTCTTTCCGGTGGCTCCGGCACCCGCTTGTGGCCCCTGTCGCGGGAAGGGTTTCCGAAACAGTTCCTAAGCCTGATGGGCGGGGACACGATGTTGCAGGCTACTTGGAACCGAGTAAAGTCTGTGGCCAGTGCATCTCCAATCGTGGTTGCTGGAGAGGAGCACCGATTCATGGTGGCGGAGCAATTGCGTGAAGCAGGATGCCCGAACCCAGTGATCTTGTTGGAACCGGTAGGACGCAACACGGCACCCGCCATCGCCGTCGCGGCACTCGAGGCCATTTCCAACGGGGGTGACCCGCTCTTGCTGGTCTTGCCTTCTGATCACGTGATCGCTGATTTAGAGGCATTTCAAGCTGCATTGCTAGAGGCATGCACTGCGGCGGAAACAGGACAATTGGTAACTTTCGGCATTGTGCCGACTGCGCCCGAAACCGGCTACGGCTACATACAATCGGCGGACGGCGAGGGCGTCAAGCGCGTCGAGCGATTTGTTGAGAAACCCGACGCCGCAACTGCAGAAGCATACGTCGCTAGCGGTTGTTATTTCTGGAACAGCGGGATGTTCTTGTTCAAAGCGTCCGCGTATCTCGATGCATTGGCGACCCATCAACCCGCAATGCTCGACGCGAGTCGCGCAGCATTGGCGAAGGCGCGCCGGGAAACGGATTTTGTGCGTTTGGATCGCACCGCTTTTGAAGCTTCCCCTTCCGACTCTATCGACTACGCGGTTATGGAAAAAACAGACTCCGCGGCCGTGCTGCCTATCGACGTCGGCTGGAACGACGTCGGCAGTTGGTCGGCGCTTTGGGAAGTTGCAGAACAAGATAGCAACGGCAATGCGCACCATGGCGATGTGCTTGCCGAGCAATGTCGCAACACATTGGCCTGGAGTGATCAACGGTTGGTCGCGCTATTGGGACTTGAAGACGTGGTGGTGGTGGATACCGCCGACGCGGTTCTGGTAGCGCACAAGGACAAAGTCCAAGACATCAAAGGGATCGTCGGAAAGCTGAAGGCCGCAGGTCGCAGTGAGCCGAGTGCGCACCGCAAGGTTTATCGCCCTTGGGGAAATTACGATTCGATTGATGTCGGTGGCCGTTTCCAGGTCAAACGCATTACGGTAAAACCCGGAGCGCAACTCAGCCTGCAGATGCATCACCATAGAGCCGAACATTGGATCGTTGTCAGCGGCACGGGACGTGTGACGCGTGGCGAAGAAATCATCATGCTGTCGGAGAACCAAAGCACCTACATCCCCTTGGGTGTCAAACATCGACTGGAAAATCCGGGTGTCGTTCCCTTGGAATTGATCGAAGTGCAATCCGGCAGCTATCTTGGCGAGGACGATATCGTCCGCTTTGATGACGTTTACGGTCGCGGCTGA
- the ald gene encoding alanine dehydrogenase produces the protein MRIGVPKETKTLEGRVALVPAAAGDLVKRGHEVWVEKDAGVKSGFKDADYEKLGVKIAADAADLYEKGEMIVKVKEPIAGDLQHLRKDHLLFCYLHLAAEPALTRQLLDIGLTAVAFETVELPNGDLPLLAPMSVIAGKIGVQVGTHLLHQPMGGKGKLLGGMASTERGNVVVFGAGKAGGAAAALAAAGGANVTVFEMRTDRMEEMMRLGNNVTALYPYHDVVAQAVAKADLVIGAVLVTGAKAPHVMTREMLKDMEDGSVVVDIAIDQGGCFETSRPTTWKEPTYVEEGVTHFCVTNMPGAVPQTSSQAICAAILPWVNKLAAGNWRDNEALVKGINVEGGKLVHPALQDMKV, from the coding sequence ATGCGCATTGGCGTCCCCAAAGAAACCAAGACCCTGGAAGGCCGCGTGGCCCTCGTACCTGCTGCAGCCGGCGATCTCGTCAAGCGCGGCCACGAGGTATGGGTGGAGAAAGATGCCGGGGTCAAATCGGGCTTCAAAGATGCCGACTACGAAAAGCTGGGCGTCAAGATCGCCGCCGACGCCGCTGACCTGTATGAAAAGGGCGAGATGATCGTCAAAGTTAAAGAGCCGATCGCAGGCGACTTGCAGCATTTGCGCAAAGACCACCTGCTGTTCTGCTACCTGCATTTGGCTGCCGAGCCGGCATTGACCCGTCAGCTGCTGGACATCGGTTTGACCGCCGTCGCTTTCGAGACCGTCGAACTCCCCAACGGTGACCTGCCGCTGCTGGCACCGATGTCCGTCATTGCCGGCAAGATCGGCGTGCAAGTGGGTACGCATTTGTTGCACCAGCCGATGGGCGGGAAGGGCAAATTGCTCGGCGGTATGGCGTCGACTGAGCGCGGCAACGTCGTCGTGTTCGGCGCTGGCAAGGCGGGCGGTGCAGCCGCCGCGCTGGCCGCTGCAGGCGGCGCGAATGTGACCGTCTTTGAAATGCGCACCGATCGCATGGAAGAAATGATGCGCCTCGGCAACAACGTGACCGCACTCTATCCGTATCACGACGTCGTGGCGCAAGCCGTCGCCAAGGCGGATCTGGTCATTGGCGCTGTCTTGGTGACCGGTGCGAAGGCACCGCACGTCATGACCCGCGAGATGTTGAAGGACATGGAAGACGGCAGCGTCGTCGTCGATATCGCTATCGACCAAGGCGGCTGTTTCGAAACCTCGCGTCCCACGACCTGGAAAGAGCCGACCTATGTGGAAGAGGGCGTGACCCATTTCTGCGTGACCAATATGCCGGGCGCAGTCCCGCAGACCAGCTCTCAAGCGATTTGCGCGGCCATCCTGCCGTGGGTCAACAAGCTTGCGGCCGGTAACTGGCGCGACAACGAGGCATTGGTCAAGGGAATCAACGTCGAAGGCGGCAAACTGGTGCATCCCGCCTTGCAAGATATGAAAGTTTGA
- a CDS encoding DUF445 domain-containing protein yields the protein MTAPAAGATRATALRRMKTIALALLLLSAALLVLSHAMGRQGIWGWVGAFAEASMVGALADWFAVVALFRHPLGLPIPHTAIIPANRARIASALADFVGHHFLAPKQIVAKVESWNPAVKLGEFLSERRQLDALSKQLQSWAHAALGALDAPALEQELLAITREQLSKWDASTTAAHLMRSLTEGNHHQRVLNAGLVQVGRWIDQPEVRQYIGRQLSAMARREFPKLTWWVDKVHSTDEIADALSEKLANAIIDELQAVLNEPTHPLRARYAAEATRLMEGLETDPDLQAKVAAFKQQLLDSDSVNTYVRHLWQRMRDWLKQDLASEHSVGMRHFRDYAARIGEKLKTDTRWQNLANAQLLIAAEHIAGVLRNVAPGYIHQTVLSWDTRFLVDEIEQSVGVDLQYIRFNGTLIGGLVGLLLYGVFQLPLFR from the coding sequence ATGACCGCACCCGCTGCAGGCGCAACGCGCGCGACCGCGTTGCGCCGGATGAAAACCATCGCTTTGGCGTTGCTGCTGCTGTCAGCGGCGTTGCTTGTGCTCTCCCACGCCATGGGGCGTCAAGGCATTTGGGGCTGGGTCGGAGCGTTCGCTGAGGCCTCGATGGTCGGCGCGCTCGCCGACTGGTTTGCCGTCGTCGCGCTGTTCCGGCACCCGCTCGGCTTGCCGATTCCCCATACGGCGATCATTCCGGCGAATCGGGCACGCATCGCCAGCGCCTTGGCGGATTTTGTCGGTCATCATTTCCTCGCGCCGAAACAAATCGTCGCCAAAGTCGAATCCTGGAATCCCGCTGTCAAATTAGGCGAGTTTTTGTCCGAGCGCCGGCAATTAGACGCCTTGTCGAAACAATTGCAGTCTTGGGCGCACGCCGCGCTGGGCGCGTTGGATGCGCCGGCGCTCGAACAAGAACTGCTGGCGATCACACGCGAGCAGTTGTCGAAATGGGATGCTTCGACGACAGCGGCACATTTGATGCGCAGCCTGACCGAAGGCAACCATCACCAACGGGTGTTGAACGCGGGACTGGTGCAAGTCGGGCGTTGGATCGATCAACCGGAGGTGCGGCAATACATCGGGCGGCAGTTGTCGGCCATGGCGCGCCGCGAATTCCCGAAATTGACTTGGTGGGTAGACAAAGTCCATTCCACCGATGAGATCGCCGACGCTTTGAGCGAAAAACTGGCAAACGCAATCATCGACGAACTCCAAGCGGTATTGAATGAGCCGACCCACCCACTGCGCGCGCGTTACGCGGCCGAGGCGACACGGTTGATGGAAGGGCTTGAGACCGACCCAGATCTGCAAGCCAAGGTGGCAGCCTTCAAGCAACAGTTACTGGATAGTGATTCGGTCAACACCTACGTCAGGCACCTCTGGCAACGGATGCGGGATTGGTTGAAGCAGGACTTGGCCTCAGAGCACTCGGTGGGAATGCGCCATTTCCGTGATTACGCCGCGCGAATCGGCGAAAAACTCAAGACGGATACGCGTTGGCAGAACCTTGCCAATGCACAATTGTTGATTGCAGCCGAACACATTGCCGGCGTGCTGCGGAATGTCGCCCCTGGTTACATCCATCAAACGGTCCTCTCTTGGGACACGCGTTTCTTGGTGGATGAAATCGAACAGAGTGTGGGCGTTGATCTGCAATATATTCGTTTCAACGGCACCCTGATCGGTGGATTGGTCGGCCTGCTGCTATACGGCGTGTTTCAACTTCCCCTTTTCCGCTGA
- a CDS encoding glutathione S-transferase family protein, whose translation MRTLYIANKNYSSWSLRPWILLRVLGIPFEERLVPFGKDYGFSPSHRVPCLVEDGITVWDSLAIVEFIAEHHAEVWPADRGARAWARSACAEMHSGFAHLREICGMNCGVRMALNEIPPALRADIDRIESLWADGIARFGGPWLAGEHFTAVDAFFAPVVFRIQTYGLEVNRGTRAYVDRMLHLHEMREWYEAGLAETWRHDGHEVDLAKYGRIVEDLRAV comes from the coding sequence ATGCGCACTTTGTATATCGCCAACAAGAACTATTCCTCGTGGTCCCTACGCCCATGGATTTTGTTGCGGGTGTTGGGCATTCCGTTCGAGGAGCGTTTGGTGCCGTTCGGAAAGGATTACGGATTCTCGCCCTCCCATCGTGTGCCCTGCTTGGTGGAGGACGGCATCACTGTGTGGGACTCGTTGGCCATTGTCGAATTCATCGCCGAACATCACGCCGAGGTTTGGCCGGCGGATCGCGGCGCACGGGCATGGGCACGAAGCGCTTGTGCGGAGATGCATTCTGGATTTGCCCATCTGCGCGAGATTTGCGGCATGAATTGCGGCGTCCGCATGGCTCTGAACGAAATCCCGCCCGCGCTTCGTGCCGACATCGATCGCATTGAGTCGCTCTGGGCAGACGGTATAGCGCGCTTTGGCGGACCTTGGTTGGCGGGCGAGCATTTCACCGCGGTCGACGCGTTTTTTGCACCGGTGGTCTTTCGAATCCAAACGTACGGACTGGAAGTGAATCGCGGCACACGTGCCTACGTCGACCGCATGCTGCACTTGCATGAAATGCGCGAGTGGTATGAGGCAGGCCTTGCTGAAACCTGGCGCCACGACGGTCACGAAGTCGATCTCGCGAAGTACGGTCGCATCGTCGAGGATTTGCGCGCGGTGTAA
- the lolA gene encoding outer membrane lipoprotein chaperone LolA — protein MKISKTLLAGALGLMLTPMLANASGRDQLNKFTQGLKSLRGGFAQQVYDAKGRLKTSSSGRVSMSRPNLFRWEYVKPYQQLIVADGKTVWIHEPDLKQVTKREQGTEEQNSPLTVLTDPAKLDALFIAREGGVTNGVEWLNLTPKNKADAGVESARLGFKDNALYQIDLKDSLGQTTKMVFAKWERNVGLPAGNFKFVVPKGTDVVGN, from the coding sequence ATGAAGATTTCCAAGACATTGCTCGCGGGCGCCCTGGGCCTGATGCTGACCCCGATGCTCGCCAATGCGAGCGGGCGTGACCAACTCAACAAATTCACGCAAGGATTGAAGTCCCTGCGGGGTGGTTTCGCGCAACAGGTCTACGACGCGAAAGGGCGTCTCAAAACCAGCAGTTCCGGACGCGTCTCCATGTCGAGGCCGAATCTGTTTCGCTGGGAATACGTCAAGCCGTACCAACAACTTATCGTCGCCGACGGCAAGACGGTTTGGATCCATGAGCCGGATCTCAAGCAAGTGACCAAACGTGAACAAGGCACCGAAGAACAAAACAGCCCGCTGACGGTGCTGACTGACCCGGCGAAACTTGACGCGTTGTTCATCGCCAGAGAAGGCGGCGTGACCAACGGTGTCGAGTGGTTGAATCTGACGCCGAAGAACAAGGCCGATGCCGGTGTCGAGAGTGCCCGTTTGGGCTTCAAAGACAACGCGCTGTATCAAATCGACCTCAAAGATTCCTTGGGACAGACCACCAAAATGGTTTTTGCCAAGTGGGAACGAAATGTCGGATTGCCGGCTGGCAACTTCAAGTTCGTGGTTCCCAAAGGCACCGACGTCGTCGGCAACTGA
- the trxB gene encoding thioredoxin-disulfide reductase, producing the protein MSTPKHCHLLILGSGPAGWTAAVYAARANLKPVVVTGMQMGGQLMTTTEVDNWPGDAHGLMGPALMERLQAHAERFDTEVVIDEIHTADLSKRPFRLIGGAGEYTADALVISTGATAKYLGIPSEDLFKGRGVSACATCDGFFYKDKDVAVIGGGNTAVEEALYLSNIASKVYLVHRRDTLRAEKIMQDKLFAKIETGKIVPIWHHTVDEVLGDEMGVTGLRLASVQDGAKQDIVVHGMFVAIGHHPNTQLFDGQLAMNNGYIVVNSGINGNATMTSIPGVFAAGDVADQHYRQAITSAGSGCMAALDAERWLETEG; encoded by the coding sequence ATGAGCACCCCGAAACACTGCCATTTGTTGATTCTCGGCTCCGGCCCCGCGGGTTGGACCGCCGCTGTCTACGCCGCTCGTGCCAACCTGAAGCCGGTGGTTGTGACCGGTATGCAGATGGGTGGGCAACTGATGACGACGACGGAAGTCGACAACTGGCCGGGCGATGCCCACGGCTTGATGGGTCCCGCGTTGATGGAACGCTTGCAGGCCCATGCCGAGCGCTTCGACACGGAAGTGGTGATTGACGAGATCCACACAGCCGATCTGTCCAAACGTCCGTTCCGATTAATTGGCGGTGCAGGTGAATACACGGCGGATGCGCTGGTCATCTCAACTGGTGCGACGGCGAAATACTTGGGCATTCCGAGTGAGGATCTCTTCAAAGGTCGCGGCGTCTCTGCCTGTGCCACCTGCGACGGATTCTTCTACAAAGACAAAGATGTCGCCGTCATCGGCGGCGGCAATACCGCCGTGGAAGAAGCGCTGTACCTCTCCAACATTGCCAGCAAGGTCTACCTCGTTCACCGCCGCGACACCCTGCGCGCCGAAAAGATCATGCAAGACAAGCTGTTCGCCAAGATCGAGACCGGCAAGATCGTGCCGATCTGGCATCACACAGTTGACGAGGTGCTGGGTGATGAGATGGGTGTGACCGGTTTGCGTCTGGCGTCGGTGCAAGACGGCGCCAAGCAAGACATTGTCGTCCATGGCATGTTTGTGGCGATCGGTCACCATCCGAACACCCAATTGTTTGACGGCCAGTTGGCGATGAACAACGGCTACATCGTGGTGAATTCCGGCATCAATGGCAACGCTACGATGACCTCGATTCCGGGCGTTTTCGCTGCTGGTGACGTCGCTGATCAGCATTACCGTCAGGCCATCACGTCGGCGGGATCCGGTTGTATGGCCGCATTGGATGCGGAACGCTGGTTGGAAACGGAAGGCTGA